The nucleotide window CGTCCACGCCGAACAGCGCCAGCATGTCGCGCGTGCCGCTGGGCCGTGCCGGGGCCGACGCTTCGTCCCCCGCGGCCAAAATTCGGGGCCAGACGAGCAAGGCGAGCAACGCGAACAGCAAGAGCCGGCCCAGCGGCATCGTCCCCCTCATGGCGCATCCTCCCCCCGCGGCGGGCTGGCTTCGTTCGCCCAGGGAAACCGAGGGGGCGCAGCGTCGAGACCGGCGAGCTGACTCCAGTCGGGGGCCTGGATGCGCGACAACCGCGATGGCCGAGCAGGGGCCCGACGTCGGACAAGATAAACGCCCGCGCCGAGCAGGAGAACGATGAGCCCCGCGCCAAACCAGACGCTGCGGCGGCCCGCGCGAACGACGGGCGTCATGGCCACCGGACGCTGCCAGTCGACCGCCGCGACCAGCACGACTGGCGCCAGCCGAAGGGTATCGGTCGCCGGATAGGCCCAGCGCTTGAAATAGAAACCGGTCGCCGTAATGTCGGCGGCGATCGTCTCGCCGAGTGGGAAATCTGCCGGCAGGGCGAGTGCATAAACGATGATCGGAGACGCCTGATAGCCCAGCGGCTGTAGCGCGAGTTGATAGTAACCTGGCAGCCCTGCGGCGTTTTTTGGGGCTTCGACCCATAGCGCCTGGCGCACGGTGCCGCGCACCGTCACGATCTCGCCGCGGTAGTCGGCCGATTGTTGGAAAAGCTGCGCGAAATCGACCGTGCCGACCGAAGCCGACAGCAATTGGTCTGCCTTCGCACTGCGCAGGATCTGGAAGAGGTGGAACCAGGCCTCATGCTCGGCGCCGCGAAACGGTGTGTCGTCGCGGACCCGTGTCAGCAGTTCGGCGCGAACGCCGGGAAAGAAGTCGTGCGCGTCCTGGCCAGAAACCTCGTCCGGGGCGAGCACGATTGCGCCGTCTGCCGGTGGTGCGGCAGGGGGCAAGCGTGTGTCGATGGTTGGCGAGTCCGTGCCGCTCGTCGACGTGCGGGGTTCAAGAGAATCCGCGTGGCTCCCGAGACTTGGACTTGCCGAGCCCAGACGCCACATCCATTCCCAGCGGCGCGGATCGCGGGCCTCGCGAATCAGCAATACGACCACGCCCAACAACAAGACCAACACCAGCAGCCGGCGCTGTTCGCGGCGGCTGAGAAAGTTGGGCGGCGGGGTGTGTTGTCGAAAGCGGATCACCGGACCGGCGCTCACGTAGGTCGGACAAGATGGCGGCAGGCTTGGGAGAGCGGCCGGGTGTCGCCCGCCATCCGTCAGTCTAGCACTGTGGGCGAGAGCCACCCACTTGGCCGGCCTGTCTCCTGTGCGATGTTAGCGTGCCTATCCAATTCGACGGTGCGAGTTGAGAGACACGCTTCACCGGGGTGGCACGCGCGAGGGGGGCAAGTATTCAACGCGGTGATTCGCGAAGGGGCAGGAGGAGAGGTTGGCGCCGCGAGCCAATCCTGCCGAGGGTCGTCGTTCGATCGCGGCCGATTGGTTGGAGTCGGCCTCTGGCCGGGTTACCATACGGCAGCGGAAGCCGGGAATATCGCACCAAGCCTCGCGGAGTCGTCGAGATGCGTCATCGAGCACTCGTGTCGTTCTTGCTTGTGGGAGTCGTCTGCATGGTCGTGTCTGACGTCGGTGCCGAGGAAAAAGAGAAGTCGTATCCTCCCTTGGGCAAGATCGAGCGACTCGATCCACGCTTCGACGAATTGATTTCCCAGGATGCGGTCGTGGAGACGGTCGCCTCGGGCTTCGATTGGTCGGAAGGGCCCGTCTGGAATCGTAAGGAAAACTACCTGCTCTTCTCCGACATTCCGCCGAACGTGGTGAACAAGTGGTCCGAGAAAGATGGCCTGAAGGAGTTCCTCAAGCCGAGCGGCTATACCGGATCAGTACCGCGCGGCGGCGAACCAGGCTCGAACGGTTTGTTGTTCGATCAGGAAGGCCGGCTCGTTCTTTGCCAGCACGGCGATCGACGCATCGCCCGCCTCGAGGCCGACGGCTCGTTCCATACGCTGGCCGACCGCTATCATGGCAAACGGCTCAACAGCCCGAATGATGGCGTCTTCAAGTCGAACGGAGATCTCTACTTCACCGATCCCCCCTACGGTCTGTTGGGCGTCGATAAGGACCCGGCGAAGGAACTCGACTTCTGCGGCGTCTATCGGCTGAAGCCCGATGGCGAGCTGACGCTGCTTGCGCGCGACATCACCAAGCCGAATGGCATCGCCTTTTCGCCCGACGAAAAGACGCTCTACGTGGCCTGCAGCGATCCGGCACGCGCGACGTGGACCGCTTTCGACGTGCAGCCCGACGGCACGCTGGCCGGCGGGCGCGTGTTTGCCGACGTGACGAGCGAAGTCGGCAAGCGGAAGGGGCTCCCCGACGGCTTGAAGGTGGACGCGAAAGGGAACCTGTTCGCGACGGGACCGGGGGGCGTGCTCGTGTTCGCTCCCGATGGCACGCATTTGGGCACCCTCGCCACGGGCGAAGCGACCGCCAACTGCGCCTGGGGCGACGATGGCTCGACCCTCTACATCTGCGCCGATATGTACATCGCCCGCGTGAAGACGAAGACCAAGGGAGCGGGGTGGTAGTGGGCAGTGGTTAGTGAGCAGGGGTCAGTGGGGGCTTGGTTTTTAGGGCTGGCCCGGCTTGATGCCGCGGATGCGGATGTTGTCGAACGAGAGTTCGCCCGTCGCACCGAACAGACCGATATGCACGATTGCCTCGCGGGTCTTCGGAGGAACTCGTTCGCGGGCCGTCACCTCGCGCCAGTCGAACGTCCCCTCCCAGGGACCGACGAAGACGCGCCCCACCGTGGCGCGCAATTCATCGTAGAAGGTGATCGCCATCACCGGGATCTGCTCGTCGGTCTGACCGCGGACTAGATTCTGGCCCCGCACCCAGAGCGAGACTTCGAGCTCCGGCACTTGTCGGCCATCGATGGGAAAGCCCTGCAGGGCCTGCGCGCCCCGGCCCCGTTCTGCATTCTGGAAAGAGATCGCCTGCTTGCCGTCGGGCACGCCGTTGGTCACCAGTGACAATTGCCGCTGGTAGTGCCAGCCACGTGGCTCGCTCGTCTGGCCGACGAGCTCTTCGAAGCTGCCATTGAAGAGTTGCGGATTGAGCGGATCGGGCTGCACGCGGCGCTGTTCCTCGGCGGCGCCGGTCATCGGCACGAACAGCGTCGGCAGTAGCGCTTCGGCCACCAGCTTGCCTTGCTCCTTGCGGAAGAGATACAGCGTTTGCTGATAGCGTTCGCCCAGCGGCACGATCATGCGCCCCCCTTCGCGCAACTGATCGACGAGCGCCTGCGGCACGTTCTCGGGAGAGCAGGTGACGATGATCTTGTCGAAGGGGGCGTGCTCGGGCCATCCCTTGTAACCGTCGCCCACCTTCACTTGGACATTTTTGTAGCCGAGCCGCGCCAACGTGCGCGCGGCGCGCTTGCCGAGCGGTTCGACGATCTCGATCGAGTAGACCTCGGCCACGAGCGGGCTGAGCACGGCGGCCTGATAGCCGCTCCCCGTGCCGATCTCGAGTACCTTGTCGGTCGGCTGCGGATCGAGCTGCTCGGTCATGTAGGCCACGACGAACGGGGGCGAGATCGTCTGCCGTTCGCCGATCGGCAGGGCCATGTCGTAGTAGGCGTGGCGGCGTTCGATAGCGGGCACGAACTCGTGCCGCACCGTGTCGCGCATCGATTGGATGACGCGCGGATTCTTGATGCCCGCGGCGACGATCTCCTCGTCGACCATCTTGCGGCGGGCCGTCACGGCGTCGAGCACCTGGGCGACGACCGGCCCACGCTCGGCGGCAACGGTGGCCAGCAGCAGGACGAGCCCGAGCCAGACTGGAAGGCGTGGAACGAACATCTTCGACCGTCGGGGGTAGATTTGTAGCGATGGCAGCGATCGGATGAACTTTCCTACGCAGGCGACCGGCGCGTCGATCATGTTTGCTTCCCTCTCCCGCCAGAAGAACCGCCGTGCCGCACCCTCAGGCGTACGGCCACCTGGGGCATTGTAGCGGAGTCGGCCCCCTGGACCGATGCGAGTATCTTTGCTCCTGGCCCTGCCAGAACCCACGATGCTGCTGGTACTTATCGCGGCTGCCGGCCCTACGGATGCACGGAAAAATCGTATAGTATTCAAGCTGGACGCGCGAATCCGCGGATGCCGATCGGCGGGCCGTGTCGGGCGCCCTTTCGCCGCCTTGTTGCAGGTTCTTCATGCGTATCGTTGTCACTGCCGTAGGGCCCGACAATCGCGGGCTGGCCGATCCGATCATCCACCACGTGACCGGCCAGGGGGCGAACGTGGCCGAGATCCAGATGTACGATCACGACGAGGAGCGGCTGTTCGCCATGCTCCTGCGGATCGATCTGCCGGCGGAACAACTGGTGCCGCTCCGGGCCGCGCTGACCGAGATCGGGCGTCTCAAGGATCTCTCGATTCGCGTCTGGTCGGCCGAAGAGCGGGCCGCTCGGCCGCGGTTGGCCATTTGCACCACCTATCGCCACGAACCGCCGCTGGCATTGCTGCGTGCGATCCGCGATGGCCAGATTCGCGCCGAAGCAGCCGTGATGATCGGCAACCGTCCGAGCTGCCGCGCGCTGGCCGAGCAATTCGGCGTCGATTGGCACATGATCGGCGACAACGAAGGCCGGGCGGACGACGAGCAGATGATGCGCCTCTGCGACGAGTACCAGGTGGATTACATCATCCTGGCGCGGTACATGCGCATCCTGCCCGCCAGCAGTTGCTGGAAGTATGCCGGTGGTCGCATTATCAATTTGCACCACGGGCTGTTGCCGAGCTTCCCGGGCCCGCGCCCCTACCACGACGCCTACGCGGCGCGGATGCTGACCTATGGCGCGACGTGCCACTTCATCGTGCCCGAGCTCGATGCGGGCAATCAGATCATCTACCAGGGAACCTTCACGATTCCGCCCGGCATGAAGCTGCCCGAGGTGATGCGCCTGGGGCAGGAAGACAACGAACCACGCTGTCTGGTCGAAGGGGTGCGCCGCGTGGTGAATCGCGAGGTCGAGTTGCACTTTCATCGCGTCGTGGCGCGTCAGCCGGATCGTACCCTCAGTTGAGCGCCAGCCAAAACAGATGACGCCTAGCAGCCACTTCGACGAAGCGCGTTTCGGTCCTGCCGATGCGCTGGTGCGTGGCTGGTTGGATCGCGATGAAGTCCCCGCCGTGGCGTATGCCGTGGCCTCGTCGCACGAACGGTTCGCGACGCGAGCCTTCGGACGAATGTCTCCCGAACCCGCCGCGCCGGCGCTGGCGAGCGACGCGATCTTTCTGATTGCTTCGCCGACGAAGCCGATCACCGCCACCGCCGTGATGCTGTTGGTCGAAGCGGGGCTCGTCAAGCTGGCCGATCCAATCGCGCGCTATGTCCCCGGGTTCGCGCGGCATGGCAAACGCGCCATCACGCTGCTGCACGCGCTGACGCACACCTCGGGCTTGCCCGACATGCTGCCTGAAAATGCCGCCTTGCGCGCGCGCCAGGCGCCCCTGGCCGAATTCACGGAACGTGTCTGCGCGCTCGAGCCCGACTTCGCGGCGGGCCGCAAGGTGCAGTACCAGAGCATGGGCGTGCTGATGCTGGCCGAAGTCGTGGAGCGCGTCACCGGGGCGCGGCTGGGAGATTTTCTACGCGAGCGCGTATTCGAGCCACTCGCGATGCACGATACGACGCTCGGCATGCCGGCCGAGTGGGAACAGCCGGACGCCGCTGGCCAGCCGTCGAAGAAGAGCCGCCTTGCGACGCTGCGCACTACGGAGGCCGAGCGCGAGTATGGCGGCGTCTGGAACAGCGACTATTGGCGCCGACTCGGCGCGCCGTGGGGTGGGCTGCTTTCCACCGCCGGCGACCTCGCCAGGTTCGTCCAGCACCTGTTGAAGATTCACCGCGGCGAAGCGGGCATCTTCGGGCCCACCACGCTCGAAGCGATGACGCGCAACTGGCTGGCCATGATGCCGAAGGTGCCGGGGGGCGAACGCCGCTGCCATCCGTGGGGCTTGGGGTGGCAATTGAACTGGCCGACGCACGCCACGACGTTCGGCGATTTGCTTTCGCCGGCAGCCTACGGTCATTGGGGCGCGACCGGGACGATCGTATGGCTCGATCCACAACGTGACGTGGGAGGCGTCGCGCTCACGACGCAGCCCTTGGAGAAGGGGCGGCGCCGATTGACCAACCTGACGAACGCGCTGCTCAGTGCGATTCGCGGATAGCGGCACGCCTGGCAGATAAGCCCAACTCGTCTCATGCCGCAGCAAGAGATCTCTTCGACGGCGTGATCCGACGACCTGATCGAGAAGCCGCGCGACTAGCCGCCGTGACGAACGGCCTCGTTTTGGCCCCAGATACCGCGACGGGCCTCGCGGGCCTTGCGCTCGGCCTGTTGTAATTCGTCGGTGAGCGCGCCGCTTTCGCTGGGAACATGACGCGCCATGCCGAGGCGGACGAGCTCGACGTTGAGGCAGAAATCGGTGCCCCCCGTATTCGCCCACGCATAGGCGAAGAGACGTCCCGCCTCATCGCGTTGTACTTCCTGACCGTCGAAGTCGAGCGCAATGGCGACGCCTTCGATCATGCTGGCCAGACTCGTGATCGCCTCGTCATGCATCGGCTCGCCGGGCTGTGGCAGGTAGATTCCTCGCAGGCGGACCCACTCGGGCTGCATGCGTTCCGGGGCGTACATGACGCGCAGGGTCCCCCGCTCATCGAGCGTCTCGACGGGCCAATAGGCGACGATCGTTT belongs to Pirellulales bacterium and includes:
- a CDS encoding SMP-30/gluconolactonase/LRE family protein; this encodes MVVSDVGAEEKEKSYPPLGKIERLDPRFDELISQDAVVETVASGFDWSEGPVWNRKENYLLFSDIPPNVVNKWSEKDGLKEFLKPSGYTGSVPRGGEPGSNGLLFDQEGRLVLCQHGDRRIARLEADGSFHTLADRYHGKRLNSPNDGVFKSNGDLYFTDPPYGLLGVDKDPAKELDFCGVYRLKPDGELTLLARDITKPNGIAFSPDEKTLYVACSDPARATWTAFDVQPDGTLAGGRVFADVTSEVGKRKGLPDGLKVDAKGNLFATGPGGVLVFAPDGTHLGTLATGEATANCAWGDDGSTLYICADMYIARVKTKTKGAGW
- a CDS encoding protein-L-isoaspartate(D-aspartate) O-methyltransferase, whose protein sequence is MIDAPVACVGKFIRSLPSLQIYPRRSKMFVPRLPVWLGLVLLLATVAAERGPVVAQVLDAVTARRKMVDEEIVAAGIKNPRVIQSMRDTVRHEFVPAIERRHAYYDMALPIGERQTISPPFVVAYMTEQLDPQPTDKVLEIGTGSGYQAAVLSPLVAEVYSIEIVEPLGKRAARTLARLGYKNVQVKVGDGYKGWPEHAPFDKIIVTCSPENVPQALVDQLREGGRMIVPLGERYQQTLYLFRKEQGKLVAEALLPTLFVPMTGAAEEQRRVQPDPLNPQLFNGSFEELVGQTSEPRGWHYQRQLSLVTNGVPDGKQAISFQNAERGRGAQALQGFPIDGRQVPELEVSLWVRGQNLVRGQTDEQIPVMAITFYDELRATVGRVFVGPWEGTFDWREVTARERVPPKTREAIVHIGLFGATGELSFDNIRIRGIKPGQP
- a CDS encoding formyltetrahydrofolate deformylase — translated: MRIVVTAVGPDNRGLADPIIHHVTGQGANVAEIQMYDHDEERLFAMLLRIDLPAEQLVPLRAALTEIGRLKDLSIRVWSAEERAARPRLAICTTYRHEPPLALLRAIRDGQIRAEAAVMIGNRPSCRALAEQFGVDWHMIGDNEGRADDEQMMRLCDEYQVDYIILARYMRILPASSCWKYAGGRIINLHHGLLPSFPGPRPYHDAYAARMLTYGATCHFIVPELDAGNQIIYQGTFTIPPGMKLPEVMRLGQEDNEPRCLVEGVRRVVNREVELHFHRVVARQPDRTLS
- a CDS encoding beta-lactamase family protein, with the translated sequence MTPSSHFDEARFGPADALVRGWLDRDEVPAVAYAVASSHERFATRAFGRMSPEPAAPALASDAIFLIASPTKPITATAVMLLVEAGLVKLADPIARYVPGFARHGKRAITLLHALTHTSGLPDMLPENAALRARQAPLAEFTERVCALEPDFAAGRKVQYQSMGVLMLAEVVERVTGARLGDFLRERVFEPLAMHDTTLGMPAEWEQPDAAGQPSKKSRLATLRTTEAEREYGGVWNSDYWRRLGAPWGGLLSTAGDLARFVQHLLKIHRGEAGIFGPTTLEAMTRNWLAMMPKVPGGERRCHPWGLGWQLNWPTHATTFGDLLSPAAYGHWGATGTIVWLDPQRDVGGVALTTQPLEKGRRRLTNLTNALLSAIRG
- a CDS encoding thermonuclease family protein, with product MNRSTLAGLGICLALVTSFFIGRASVRFPERRLMSERAAHRETIVAYWPVETLDERGTLRVMYAPERMQPEWVRLRGIYLPQPGEPMHDEAITSLASMIEGVAIALDFDGQEVQRDEAGRLFAYAWANTGGTDFCLNVELVRLGMARHVPSESGALTDELQQAERKAREARRGIWGQNEAVRHGG